The genomic region TACTGGCTGTCAAAAAACAACCCACTAATAGGAAACTCTCTCCCTCTTCTTCCCTACTCAGATCTAGTTGAATTTGAATAATTTCGTCTTCTTCTTCATTTATTGAGAGTTGAGCCAATGCGTTCTCCATGTTTGCAGGTGTAGAATCCCAATTTTTCTACCTTTCAACAGATCCAAGCCACTAAGCATGCACCTACGTTGCCTTGCAGAGGCCAGACTTCAAAGAACAAGCACTAACAAATGAACGAAAAAACACCAAAGACCTAAAACTTCTTGCCAGCTGCGGCAGACAAAACCTTGCTAGGGTAGCAGACGAAAATTGtttacaattaatttaattaattgcaaGTATCTTTTCGTTTACTTTTAGCTTAGCATGAAAGATTcgatattatataataaaagatgtttaagtttagtaaacaattattaaatataatttatttgagTTGTTTTGattaaatataatttgaaaaatataaaataaaaatttaaaatttaaaaggagattaaattaatttattttaatattatagtaaCAAATCAATTTACATTATCGATGGATAAAAGTTTTCAACAATGTAttcaatttattttgatgttttcaaatttaaatttttaatattaaaaaattaaaattttcagcaataggataaacaagtacaatttaATAATTCTTGTATTTTTACCCCAACTTCAAAAACTATTTTAGATGACTAAAATAAAAGCGACCTAAAAATTGAATAACAAAAATAAGAAATGTAAACATGAAGTGGTGAGTACAGTTAATCGCCATTAGACATTTAACACTTTGATGACCAAAATAAAAGTGTTTACCAAAAAAGAGTCTATTTATATTTGgccccaaattttaaaatttttttaaagtacgttatattatttatttaagaaaTGTTGATATTTGGTTCTTATTTGATATatagaatatttaattttaaaatataaatgaataaatcttaaaattataaattaattttaatctattatgcaatattatatatattttttaattttacatatacaattttaatttaattcaattttataaattattaataaaattattgatataattttattttaaatttatatgtgcgtcacacaaaaaataattatatttactcGATAATTTTATAACCTTTTGAGTGGTCTTCTTCAACAACAGCGGCTGCTGTTACCGTCAAAGAAGCTTCTATCTATAATTCCATAAGAGTAAATGAATTATATCATTACTCTTCAAATAATAATCGGTTTTCGTTCAAATTTGCTGCTTTTTTTTTGTTAGAATTGGACATTGTACCAGCTTCCTCCAATTTATAGACTGCTAAATTTCTTCAATGGTGTTTGAGTAATTTTTTCCCTGCCCTTAATATAGAggtgtttatatatttatatgatataaGTACTGTTTATTAGTATGacatattatatttatatgtCACATGTCACATTTCATTGGTGGTATCGAGCAAATAAGTTTAGCTACAAATAAAATGTTCAAAGTGTAAATATACTATAAAAAATCTGCCATATATTTATATTGATCGCGATCAAATTCCGTTAAGAACATTTATATCAACagattattatttttcaatatataACAAATTTATACAGACAAATTTTGTTAACGACAATATAAGACTTCATATACTGACAGATTAAGTTTATTCGTCACTGTAAATCTtcttattcaaaaataaataaaatatgatgaagATTACAATAAATCATTGTACTAAAGAAGGTATAACATActgttttaaaattaattgtgaaagaataaaatagtattaatgtaatctgaaaattaattaatttttgcaAAGTCAAGAGATTTTTTACCATCATGTGCATTTCCAAAAAAGCTATTCATGTAATCTGAAAATAAAAATTCTCTATAATGAGATATCCCATCTTTCTCTATCACTTGAGGTAATGGTGCAACCTTTTGTGTTGCTCGAGgacttgtaaatattggtatAGACACTCGAGATTTTGTACTTGTGGTTCGTACTCTATGCTCCGCACTTTTATATCTTCCATTACTCCATATCTGAAAAAAAAACATTAAGAAAAGCATTAGTTAAGTATTAGATTAGAGAGCACcattttttaaaagtttcatttattaaatttctccataaatatgaaaaaaaaaagttaaataaaatattGACTTGGACCTGTAACATATCGCCGATGTTGATGACTAAGGCACCAGGAATACGAGGAATCTCTACCCACTCCTCTTTCTTTTCCATGTCTATAATTTCCGGAACTTTTACATGCAAACCGCCAATTCCATCTTGTAATAAGATTGTAAGAGTACCCATATCGGAATGACGTCCTACTCCGACTGTAAGTTCAGGATTAGGACATGTTGGATAAAAATTCATGTTAACCATCTTCTTTCCGATGAATGCATCAATATTTGAGTCATCTAGTTCCACTCCTAGATTTGCCATCAAAACATCAAGCAATTTCTTCACCATCTCATGCGACGTCTTCAAATATTGAAGAGCAACATCCCTACAAAGGGAATATTGATATTTACATCAATCTCTCATTAATTAGGTTTCAAAATTCCAagggaaaaggaaaataaaatatagaGCATATATATTTCATTACCTGCACTCCATAGGCCACTGTTGAAGAGCTTCATTCTCATTGGTGTAACCCATGCTAATATAGTCTTTCCATTCCAATGCTTTCTCTTTCTCGGGCACAAAACTAGTCCCATATTTCACTAATGGGGATGGACTCACCTCTTTGCGATAAACAGCCTTTCTTTCTGCAGGCAATCCGAAGAAGTTATGTGCGGTCTGCTTAAGGGAGTCGAGTAGTTGTATGGGAACTCCATGGTTTACAACTTGGAAGAATCCAAGAGTCTCAGCAGCTCTAACAATTTGGTTGGCCACTTCGTCATGCTCGGGGCCATCGAGCTTCGACAAATCGATCGGTGGTATCTCACATTTACTTGCATTTTTCTTATTAATTTGCTCGGCAGGTGGTTGAATGTAAGGCCGAG from Gossypium arboreum isolate Shixiya-1 chromosome 1, ASM2569848v2, whole genome shotgun sequence harbors:
- the LOC108480495 gene encoding scopoletin 8-hydroxylase-like; translated protein: MAPSLDDESSLFNFVVRDGNGVKGIVDSGISKVPRPYIQPPAEQINKKNASKCEIPPIDLSKLDGPEHDEVANQIVRAAETLGFFQVVNHGVPIQLLDSLKQTAHNFFGLPAERKAVYRKEVSPSPLVKYGTSFVPEKEKALEWKDYISMGYTNENEALQQWPMECRDVALQYLKTSHEMVKKLLDVLMANLGVELDDSNIDAFIGKKMVNMNFYPTCPNPELTVGVGRHSDMGTLTILLQDGIGGLHVKVPEIIDMEKKEEWVEIPRIPGALVINIGDMLQIWSNGRYKSAEHRVRTTSTKSRVSIPIFTSPRATQKVAPLPQVIEKDGISHYREFLFSDYMNSFFGNAHDGKKSLDFAKIN